One region of Emys orbicularis isolate rEmyOrb1 chromosome 6, rEmyOrb1.hap1, whole genome shotgun sequence genomic DNA includes:
- the LOC135879960 gene encoding C-C motif chemokine 21b-like, with the protein MTLRILLLLAAALCICKAQGSENQASDCCLSHKNRPIPLHLLSAYRIQSPETGCRLSAIVFITKKNRNLCAPPSARWTRDLMEKLDRKKGQTTAVGAVKHVRSKGAKHRKQRKPQH; encoded by the exons ATGACCCTCCgcatcctgctgctgctggcggctgcCCTGTGCATCTGCAAGGCCCAAG GGAGCGAGAACCAGGCATCCGACTGCTGCCTGAGCCACAAGAATCGTCCCATCCCACTCCATCTCCTCTCCGCCTACAGAATCCAGAGTCCCGAGACAGGCTGCCGGCTCTCAGCTATTGT GTTCATCACCAAGAAGAACAGGAATCTCTGTGCCCCGCCCAGTGCTCGCTGGACCCGTGACCTGATGGAGAAACTGGATAGGAAAAAAGGACAAACCACAGCGGTCGGCGCCGTGAAACATGTCCGCTCGAAGGGAGCCAAGCACCGCAAGCAGAGAAAGCCCCAGCACTAA